From a single Pleurodeles waltl isolate 20211129_DDA chromosome 10, aPleWal1.hap1.20221129, whole genome shotgun sequence genomic region:
- the LOC138262486 gene encoding uncharacterized protein: protein MQSLIVHKPRRQSPKLHKPRRQSLKLHKPRMQSLKVHNPRMQSLKVHNPRMQSLKLHKPLMQSLKLHKPGMRSLKLHKPGMRSLKLNKPGMQSLKLNIPAVQSLKLCKPGRQSLKLHKPHMQSLKVHNPRMLSLKLHKPHMQSLKLHKAEMRSLKLNKPGVQTLKLHKPGVQGLKLHPPAVQSLKLCKPGRQRLKLYKPRKQSLKLHKPHMQSRKVHNPRILESGSTQNQACRV, encoded by the coding sequence ATGCAGAGTCTGATAGTACACAAGCCACGCAGGCAGAGCCCGAAACTGCACAAGCCACGCAGGCAGAGTCTGAAACTGCACAAACCACGCATGCAGAGTCTGAAAGTACACAACCCACGCATGCAGAGTCTGAAAGTACACAACCCACGCATGCAGAGTCTGAAACTGCACAAACCACTCATGCAGAGCCTGAAACTGCACAAACCAGGCATGCGGAGCCTGAAACTGCACAAACCAGGCATGCGGAGCCTGAAACTGAACAAACCAGGCATGCAAAGCCTGAAATTGAACATACCTGCTGTGCAGAGTCTGAAACTGTGCAAACCAGGCAGGCAGAGTCTGAAACTGCACAAACCACACATGCAGAGTCTGAAAGTACACAACCCACGCATGCTGAGTCTGAAACTGCACAAACCACACATGCAGAGCCTGAAACTGCACAAAGCAGAAATGCGGAGCCTGAAACTGAACAAACCAGGAGTGCAAACCCTGAAACTGCACAAACCAGGCGTGCAAGGCTTGAAACTGCACCCACCTGCCGTGCAGAGCCTGAAACTGTGCAAACCAGGCaggcagagactgaaactgtataAACCACGCAAGCAGAGTCTTAAACTGCACAAACCACACATGCAGAGTCGGAAAGTACACAACCCACGCATTTTAGAATCTGGAAGTACACAAAACCAAGCATGCAGAGTCTGA